The nucleotide sequence CCTGGGCCATCTCGACCGCGCCCTCGTGGTGGACGGTCATCTGCTCCAGGTACAGCTGGGCGGCCCCGGCGCCCTGGGCGTCCTCGAGGGCGGACATGTCCTCCTCGCTCATCATCCCGCTCATGCCCGCCCCGGAGCCGTGGTCCATGCCGTCCATCTCGCCGGCGTCGGCCAGGGGCTCGGCCTCCCAGGCGGTGAGCATGTCGTTCATGCGCTCGATCTCCGGGCCCTGGGCGTCGATGACTCCCTGGGCGAAGTCGGCGACCTCGGCCGGGACGTCGTCCTTGGCCAGCAGCATCTCGCTCATCTCCACGGCCTGCTCGTGGTGCGGGAGCATCATCTGGGCGAACATCACGTCCGCGTCGTCGTGCTCGGCGGCGATCGGCTCCCCTGAGGTAGCGCCCGACGGGGTGCTC is from Kocuria rosea and encodes:
- a CDS encoding DUF305 domain-containing protein — its product is MNRASSLTAVALASALALAGCGTGGGQNTDAASETTSSTAAATGAGSPSSTPSGATSGEPIAAEHDDADVMFAQMMLPHHEQAVEMSEMLLAKDDVPAEVADFAQGVIDAQGPEIERMNDMLTAWEAEPLADAGEMDGMDHGSGAGMSGMMSEEDMSALEDAQGAGAAQLYLEQMTVHHEGAVEMAQEQIEQGQNPQAVELARQVVADQEAEIAEMERMLQELPDGS